Genomic segment of Nostoc sp. TCL240-02:
TATACCTGCGTCAAAATCAAGGATTTGAAGCGGCGTTGCAGGTAATCCAGACAAATCAAGGGAAATATATCATGGATGATATCCGCAAGGTCATCCATGATATAGAAAATGAAGATAAAAGGTTGCTTCAACAGGAGTCACAAGCTGCAAAAGCCAGTGCAAACAACACGGTTTTGACACTTGCGATCGCTATTTGCCTAAGTTTTATCACTCTGGCCATAGTCTACTACTTCATTTATCGTGAGGTAAAAGAACGTAAATTAACAGAGGAAACCCTAAACCGAGAACGCAACTTTATTTCAGCAGTCCTTGATACAGCTAGCGCTTTGGTAATAGTTCTGGACACACAAGGGCAAATCGTTCGCTTCAATCAAGCTTGTGAACAAACAACTGGTTACTCGTTTGATGAGGTGAGAGGAAGGTATTTCTGGAACTTGTTTCTAAGTCCTGAAGATGTAGAAGTTGTTAAAGCAGTTTTTGAGCAGTTACGAAATGGTAAAGTGCCCAAAGAATATGAGAACCATTGGGTAGCAAAGGATGGTAGTCGGCGGTTGATTTCATGGGCTAACGCTACTTTGCAAGACGATGAGGGTTGCGTTGAATATATTGTGGCCACAGGTATTGACATTAGCGATGCCTACGACGAGCTTCGTTTACGCAAACGAGCAGAACAGCACCTCAAAGCCCAGTATTCTACAACGCGCGTCTTAGCAGAGTCAACTACAATCAGTGAAGCTATGCCCCAAATCCTGCAAGGAATCTGCGAGAGTTTGGAATGGGATTTAAGTGAAATTTGGATGGTAAATCAACAACTGAATCTACTGTTTTTACTTAATTCATGGTATAAAATATCTTCAAAAATGCAAGAATTTGACATCCTTAGTCAGCAGACCACCTTTGCACCAGGAATTGGCCTACCTGGTCGTGTCTGGGAGAGTGCTGAACCTGTTTGGATGACTGATGTAGTTAAAGACAAAGATTTCATCCGCTCTCAAATGGCTGCCCAAGCAGAACTGCACGGAGCTTTTGGTTTTCCGATCCATAGTGGTAAAAACATTCTTGGTGTCATTACCTGCTTTAGCCATGAAATCCAGCAACCTGACCCAGATTTGGCAAAAGTTATGAATTCTATTGGTGAGCAAGTAGGGCAGTTTATTGAGCGCAAGCAGGCAGAAGAAGAACTCCAACGCCAAAATTTGCGATCGCAACTATTTACTGAAATCACCCTCAAGATTCGTCAGTCTTTGCAAATCAAAGAAATTCTCCAAGTCAGTGTTACGGAGGTACAAAAAATTCTCCATAGCGATCGAGTTTTGATTTATCAACCTTTGACAGATGGATCTGGAAGTACTGTGGTTGAGGCAGTAGTTTCTGGCTGGTTGACAATTAAAGAGAACAAACTCACTGATTCTTATTTTCAAGCGGAATATACACAACAGTACTATCTACAGCAATATCGTCAAAAACGGAATCTAGAGCTTGCTGACTTAGATATAGTGGAAATTCAAAAAAGACATATAGAATTACTGCAACAATTTGGGGTCAAATCCAATTTAGTCATACCTATTCTTGTCAAAGAAGAACTCTGCGGTTTGCTGATTGTCCATCAGTGTGGCAGTTCCCGCCAGTGGTCTAGTTTTGAAACTCATCTTTTACGACAAATAGCCGATCAAGTAGGTATTGCCTTAGCTCAAGGCCAAATGTTATATGCAGAAACTCAACAGCGAAGAGAACTTGAGGTTGCTCGTCATCAAGCTGAATTAGCTTCTAAAACCAAAAGTGCCTTTTTAGCAAACATGAGTCATGAAATTCGGACTCCAATGAATGCTGTGTTGGGGATGACAGGCTTAATGTTAGAAACTCCCCTAAACTCAGAGCAACAGGATTTTATCGAAACTATTCGCATTAGTGGAGATGCTCTTTTAAGCCTCATCAACGAAATTTTGGATTTGTCCAAACTTGAGGCTGGGGAAATGGCACTAGAAACTCTAGATTTTGACTTATCTTCCTGTCTAGAAGAAGTGTTGGAATTATTAGCTCCCTCAGCCCATAATAAAGGATTAGAAATTGCAGCGTTAATCTATCCCAACGTTCCCACCCAACTCCAAGGTGATGCTGGCCGCCTCCGGCAAATTCTGATGAACCTGATCAGTAATGCGATCAAGTTCACCAGCAATGGAGAGGTAGTAGTCCGAGCAGAATTGCGTTCGCTTTCCTCTACTACAGCCACCATTTATTTTGCCATCACAGATACCGGTCTTGGCATTACCTCTGAAGACCAATGCAAACTCTTTACCCCATTCACCCAAGTAGATGCTTCCACCACCCGCAAGTATGGCGGCACAGGTTTGGGATTAGCCATCTGCAAGCAACTGGTAAGCTTGATGGGAGGAGAAATTGGCGTAGAAAGTCGATTGGGTAAAGGATCTAAATTTTGGTTTGAAGTAACTCTTGCCCAGCAACTTCACCCTATTTCCTCAGAAAGCGAACGCGAACTTCTGACTAATCGGCGCTTGTTAGTGGTGGATGACAATGCTACTAATCGCAAAATTATCCACCATCAAGCTACGCGTTGGGGAATGTTAGTAGATCAGGCTGCTTCGGCTACTATTGCCCTCAAAGCTATTGAGGAGGCTGCCAAGCAAAAAAATCTCTATGACATTGCTGTGATTGATATGCAGATGCCAGAAATAGATGGCATGACCTTGGGAGAGCAAATTAAAGCAAATTCAGCGATCGCTAGGCTACCTTTGATTATGCTTACCTCTACTAATCAACGCGATGAAATCCAACGAGCGCTAAAAATAGGATTTGCGGCTTATTTGGTCAAACCTGTTAAGCCGTCACGACTCTTCGATACCATCATGACTATCTTAGGAACGCAGATAAAGGAGGAGATAGAAGTCAGAAGTCAAGAGTTAAAACTAAAAAATTACAAAAACAACATCAACGATCATTCTCCTAGCTCACGCTTCCCGACTCGTGACTCCCATAAATTAAGAATTCTTTTAGCTGAAGATAATCTAGTGAATCAGAAAGTAGCTTTGAAGCAACTTCAAAACCTGGGTTATGGTGCTGATGTCGCTGGTAATGGGAAAGAAGTTTTGCAACTCTTAGAAAAAATTCCCTACGATTTAATTTTGATGGATTGCCAAATGCCAGTTCTCGACGGTTTAGAAACTACAAAAGAAATTCATCGTTGGCAAGAAAGTAGCTTTGTCAATAGTCGTCGCCCTGTAGTAATTGCGATGACAGCTAATGCGATGAAAGAAGATCAACAAATGTGTATAGATGCAGGAATGGACGACTATCTGAGCAAACCAGTAATCAAAGAAAAATTGGCGGCGGTTCTACAGCGTTGGGGAAGTGTGATATTCAAGGCAAAAGAAATATATGTTTTAGAGCAGAAAGTTTCTAAAACAGATGTAGGGTCAGTTGACCTCCCAATTGATTGGGAACGCTTGCATCAACTCTCGGAAAACAACCCAGAATTTGAATTAGAACTACTGCAAATATTTGTTGAAGATATGCAACCTCGTTTGGAGATCATTAAAATAGCGATCGCAACCCATGACTTTGAGCAACTAGCACTCCAAACCCATCAAATTAAAGGTGCTAGTGCCAATGTTGGAGCTACAACAATGCATCTAGCAGCACAAAAGCTAGAAAAATTAGCAATAAATCAAGAGCGCCGAGGTACTACTCACTTAATCTCAGAGTTAGAAGAGTTTGTTAAACACATCCAAGATTTTTTGAACTGTAAAAATAGTAACACCAAAAGCTAAAAAAATCATAATATTTATTAATAAATTAACAGCGACGATTTTTTCTGAGTAATCATGAAAAATATTTATTTTTCATTTTTCATTACCAATTTACTATTTTCAAGATAGAACTTGCGAACAATTGGGAATAATAAATTTGATCTACTAAAAGTAGGTTCGGTGAGTTAGCTACAATCATAAGCTAAAAATTTTTAGCCTAAATTTCAGTTAAATTCATCACCCCTATCCCCAATAGATTACCAAAAAGCGAGGTTTTTCTGATGAGTCAGATGAGTAGAGACGATGTACGAGAACGGCTTGGTAATATCGATCAAATCCGCGATATTATTTTGGGAACACAGCTAAGAGAGTACGAAAATCGATTTAGCAAGCTGGAGTCAGATATATCTCTGTTGCAACAACAGATGCGATCGCATATCGATCAACTCAAGTCAAACTTTTCGGCTGAACTAAAAGCAGGATTTGAAGCACTGGATAAAAAGCTGAAGTCACTCAACCTGACAACTCAAGAAGAAACTCTTGACTTACGCCAACAGGTTGATAGACTTAACAAAAAATTCTCTAGCAGCGTTCAGTCTCTTGATGAAACCCTAGATAGCCAAACTACCTCGATTCGAGATGAAATCTTTCAAACTAAAGTCAAATTACAAGATGATGTCACGGTATTACGGGATCTGATTTTAGAAGAAATAGATCGACGCTTTTCGCAGTTGACAGACACTAAAGTTTCTAAAGACGATATGGCTGAAACTTTGTTTGCTTTAGGAATGCGCCTGAAAGAAACTGAATTTATTCCTAAATTACGAGAAGCCGCTGATGAAATTAACGAAGACTATACTGCTGTACCACTTCTAGAAACTACAAAGTTCTCAAAAGTGTTAACTCACGCTAACAGTACCGCAGAATTACATTCCTAATCAAGTCAGAAGGCAAGGATAGATGAGGGAGATAATAACATAATAACTCCTAACTCAGTATGGGCTAAACGCCCCGCTAACAGCACTCTTAAAAGGATGACTCAGGTGGAAAATTCGATTTCTCAATCTGTTGAGTTAAAGCCAGAAGAAACTGTACATCTTGATAATTTAGTGCATCTACTAGTTGAACTCAAAATTATCGAATCACCTGAGCAATCTTTTTCTTCATTACCATTAGAAAATGATTATAGTAATGAATTGATTATAGAAAAAATTGAAGTATTGCAACTTACTCCGGTAACATTAGAAACATGTATACCTTATTTAGAGCCGACTTTTAATTTTCCTCAAGATATATCGAATTTATCAAAAGATATCGAAGAAGAATTAGAAAAAAATATTGAAATATTTACAATTTTTGAGGAAAAGATAGATAACTCAGAGGATGCATTGCAAAAATTAAAAGATATATTGGTCGGATATGATATATCAGAAATAAACAAGACTATATCTAAAATTGAACAAAAATTCATAAACATAGAGCATCAAATTTACGACCCTAAAGAGCTAATAAATCTACTACTACCTTGTATTTCTGAGCTTTTAAGGCTGAAAATTGCAGAATCAAAAGAGGAAATTGCACAGATTATTGCTCCGATTATTGATCGGGCTATTCACGGTCGAACTGAACAGGAGAAAAGTAGTATGAGTGCAGCGATCGCACCTGTTATTCCTCTGGCTATTACTCAGCAGATTATTGTTGCTCCAGAAGAAGTTTCAGATGCGATCGCTCCGGCAATAGGACGAGCCATAAAAAAGCAAATTGAAATTGAACAGAATATTGTGGTTGATGCACTCTACCCAATTATTGGTAGTACCATAGCCAAATATATGGCAGAGACAATCCGTGCCATTAACCGACAAGTTGAAGAAACCCTTAGCGTTGAAGGGATCAAACGTAAAATTCGTGCCAAGCTACAGGGAGTTTCGGAAGCAGAATTAATTCTTAAAGAAGCTCTGCCATTTACCATTCAAGCCATTTTTTTGATTCATAAAGCATCTGGTTTAATTATTTCAGATATTCAGCACTCTGATGTAGAGAAGCTAGAGGCTGAGATGGTAGCAGGAATGCTGACAGCAATTCGCAGCTTCGCCAATGATTGCATCAATCAATCAGGAAGTATAACAGAATTAGATGCAATTGAATATGGGACATCAAAAATAATTTTAGAAGTTGCAGGATACTGTTATTTAGCGATTGTTGTGCGAGGAGAGCCAAGCAAAAAGTTTATTTGGAAAATGCGGCAGGTTTTCAGCAAAATAGTTAAAGAATATGGTGATTTAATTGAAAAGTTTGACGGCGATCCAGATTCAATTCCTTTTGAAGTTCATACACTTCTAGAAGAACTAAAAAATTTAGGTATTCAGGAGAAAAAGAAAACAAAAGTTTCACCAATACTAGTATTAGGTTTAACAGTAATCAGTGCCATTTTCATTCCTTGGGGCATTTGGCAATACCATAGTGGAGTTATAAGTTCCATTGAAAATCAAACTTTGTTGGCTCTAACTTCTGTTCCCGAACTAGCCGTATATCGGCTCTCTGTACAAGTAGAACACAATAAAATAAAATTAACAGGACGATTGCCTAATCCACTTCTTCGTCAGAAAGCCGAGCAAATTGTCAAAATAACCTCTCCTAATTGGTTGATTGACAATCAAATTTTATTAGTAGAAGTACCAGCAGATCCTGTATTAGCTGCTGCTGAAGTCAAACGAGTCACAGCAGTTTTAAATCAAGCTGACGATATAGCAATTTCCGCTCAATACATTGCTGGTAAAGTAACTATTGAAGGAACTGTGAACCGAATTGCAGATGCTCAGATTATTGCTAATGCGTTTGAACAAATTCCAGGCGTAAAATCTATGTCTAGCGCGGTGCGAGTACAACCCCCACAGATCGAAGTTCGATTTTACTTTCAACCCGACTCAGCCAGTTTAATGAAAGCAGATACAGCAGATAAGATTCAACAGGTCAGGTTTTTCCTCAACCAGCACCCAAATAAACATTTAAAAATTATTGGTTATAGTTATGACCGTACTGGCGTGAATAAATCTCAAAAATTGGCCTTGGCGCGAGCAAAATCTGTACAACAAGCACTGATTAAATTAGGTATTGAGCCATCTCACCTACAGATCATTGGTAGGACAAATTTACCAGATGGAATTGATGTCACTCACCCATTGTGGTTAAGCCGCTGTGTCACTCTAGAAGCGATAAACAAGTAATTTTAAGTTTATAGTAGCTATGATTCGGATAAAATATTCTCTACTTTTTCTTAACTATGTCTACAATTTCTAAAAAAATATGCTTATTTGGTGATTTTGGGGTTGGTAAAACTAGTCTAATTCGCCAATTTGTGGAGTGTCAATTTAGTGACGAATATCTTTCAACTGTAGGAGTGAAAATTTCTCGAAAATTGGTTAGTGTTTCTGAAAAAGACTTACTTATTAAAGAAAACTTACAGTTAATAATTTGGGATATTGAAGGCAGTAATAAGTTTAAGGCAGTTGCTAACAATTATTTTCAAGGTTCTAAAGGTGCTGTGATAGTTGGTGATGTAACACAAGCAGATACGCTCGCTCATATCCAGAAACATATTCAAACTTTTTTAGCTGTTAATCCTAAAAGCTATATTGTTGTTGCACTGAACAAATCAGATATGATCGCATCTGAGTATTTAGAAAGCATTCGGACAACGTATCAATTCACTAATCAAGTTAATATATTAGATACATATATAACTTCAGCAAAAACTGGCAATAATGTTGATAAAATATTTCAATCTTTAGCTAATCGTTTAATTTAATTAAGATGAAATCATTGTTGGCAAAGCTATTATCTATATGTGGTATTGAATATTTGATAATTGATGAAAACTTGAAGATTCGAGAGATGTCTTTAGGAATAAATCATTTTGCCAATATTCATAATGAAGTGAAGCCAGGTCAGGATGTCCGGATTATATTTCCAGAATTAGAGGGAATTGAAGATATTTTTGATGCAATTCTACAGGGCGATCAAGATAATTTTGAATTAAAGGGAATTATGCGATCGCAAGATACGGCTTCTCCTTTATATATTGATATTCGTATTACTAATAACCTCCAAGAAGACCATTATAGCAATAGAATAATCATTATTATCGAAGATTCAACAGAACGGATGGTTCTTGAGCAATCTTTGTTTCAAGGTGCAAATGAAGCAAATCTTTTATTACGTAACCTAAAGGCTTCCAAACAATATATTGACCAAATTGTGACATCAATGGCAGACGCGTTGTTAGTGACAACACTATCAGGCGAGATAAAAAAAATAAATTATGCTGCACAAATTTTATTGCAATATAACGAAATAGAACTCATCGGTCAACATATTACAAAAGTTATTAAAGAAGTTAGCAACTATCAATTGATAATTAAGGATACTGAAAGTATTAATACACATAATCAAGATATAAACTCTTTAGAACAAGAGGTAGAAAGCGTTTGTTATACTAAAAGTGGTAAAACAATTCCTGTAGCTTTTTCATCCTCAATAGTGAAGACAGAAATTGAACATTTTCAAGGTTATGTTTACATTTTGCGAGACATGACTGAACGGAAGCAAGCGGAACTTGCTAAACAAGAATTCTTAGCCATGATTAGCCATGAGGTGCGGACTCCAATTTCATCGGTAATTGGTATAGCCAGTTTGTTGCTATATACTGAATTGACTGATGAACAGCAAGATTTCGTTGAAACCATTTACACAAGTGGAAATTCATTACTCAAAATTATTAACGATTTCCTTGACTTCTCCAAAATACAATCGGGGAATCTGGAATTTGAAGAGGAACCTTTTTCCTTGCGAAATTGCATTCATGAAGCTCTTTATATGCTTGCGCCTACAGCTACAGAAAAAGGTTTAAAATTGACATTTTTAGATACTCCTGAACTTCCTACTACAATTGTGGGAGATATCACCAGACTGCGCCAAATATTGATTAATTTACTCAGTAATGCTATTAAATTTACTGAAACTGGGGGGAGCATAGAAGTTTCAGTTCTAACCCGCAAGAATAGCGATATTAATCATTCTTCTATCGCAAATACTGATGAAATTCAGTTTAGTGTTAAAGATACAGGCATCGGAATTCCACGCGATCGCCTTGAACGTTTATTTAAAGCCTTCAGTCAAGTTAACTCCTCTATTACTCGGCAGTATGGGGGTACTGGGTTAGGTCTTGCTATCTGCAAGCAACTGTGCGAGTTAATGGGTGGCAGAATTTGGGTTGAAAGTGAGCTTACTGTAGGTAGTACATTTTACTTTACGATTACCACTTCTGTTATTCCAAAGGAGTCAGAAGTTAAGAATCAGCAATTATTTTTATTGTCCCCGTGTAAAAGCGTCCCTGTTTCTTCTTCTCAGTCTCCTGACTTCTATAAATTAAGAATTCTCTTAACTGAGGATAATCAAGTGAATCAAAAAATAGCCTTGAAACAACTCAAAAGTCTGGGTTATAGCGCTGATGTTGCTGCTAATGGGAAAGAAGTTTTGCAGCTATTAGAAAAAATCCCCTACGATTTAATTCTGATGGATTGCCAAATGCCAGTTCTCAACGGTTTAGAAACTACAAAAGAAATTCATCGTTGGCAAGAAAGCAGCTTTGTCAGTAGTCGTCGCCCTGTAGTAATTGCAATGACAGCTAATGCGATGAAAGAAGATCAACAAATGTGTATAGATGCAGGAATGAACGACTATCTGAGCAAGCCAGTAATCAAAGAAAAATTAGCTGCGGTGCTAGAACATTGGGGAAGTGTGATATTCAGGGCAAGAGAAACAGATGCTTTGGAGAAGACAATTTCTACAACAGATGTCGGTTCAGTTGACCTTCCAATTGATTGGGAACGCTTGCATCAACTCTCGGAAAACAACCCAGAATTTGAATTGGAACTACTGCAAATATTTGTTGAAGATATGCAACCTCGTTTAGAGCTAATTAAAATAGCGATCACAGATAGTGACTATGAGCAACTAGCGCTCCAAACCCATCAAATTAAGGGTGCTAGTGCCAATGTTGGAGCTACAACCATGCATTTAACAGCACAAAAGTTAGAACAATTAGCGATAAATCAAGAACGTCGAGGTACTACTCACTTAATATCAGAGTTAGAAGAGTTTGTTAAATGTATCCAAGAGTTTTTAATCACGAGATAGTTATGGTATAAAATATAACGTCAATTTCAAGCTTGGATTTTTTAATGGCGACCGAATCAAATCGATAACTATCTGCATTTACTGGGGGATTGTTGGAAAAGTTGGTAAAAAAATTGAGTCTTGCTGTATGAAGCACTTTAGAGTTTTTTGCTTATGGCTAATAATTAAGCTATCAGCTAGCAAAGCTCAGATAAAATGATTAATAATATTTACTGATAAATAAACAGTAACGATTGTCTCCTGTTGGCTCATAACTTAATTTGTCGGCAATGGTAGACATAATTTTTAAACCCCGCCCCCGGTCTTGCTCATTCTCATCAAATTCAGATATTTGCCGCAATTGCTCCTCTAAATTAAATGGTTCACCTTGAGACCAAATGCGGATTTCTATATATTCATTTCCCCGTACAGCTTCTATTTCAATAGGAGTTTCAACAGGTAATTTTTTGTGTGCATGTTCAACAATATTAGTAAAGCCTTCCATCAAAAGTGTTTGACATTGCCACCAAATCTCTTTATCAGAAATAGGTGGGTGATTCATCTGCTCGAACCAAAATAATACTTGAGGCGATGCTGTAAGGTCTGTGTTGACTTTTAGATAAATTTTAGTTTTCACTTCTTAACCAATGAAATAATTTGAGACGATCCTATTCTTATTTAATTTATTTAATTTGAGTATTTTTACTATACATTTAAAACTAAATTGCATATAAGTTTAATGATAGCAATTGCTTCCTTTTGATATAAACATAATTCAGGAATCAGAATTCATTCTAGTAAACTTTAATTTATGTTTAAAATTTTGGTTATTGATGATGATCCTATAGTGCGAGCAGTACTGAAAAAAACACTCCAAAATCAGGGTTATGATACCACTGTAGCGAGCAATGGCAAAGAAGGAATTACACAAGCAAAATTACTACATCCGGCTCTGATTATCTGTGACTGGATGATGTCCGAGCTAGATGGGCTAGAAGTGTGTCGTCGAATTAGAACAGATCCACAGTTAGCAACTACTTTTTTTATTCTATTGACGGCTAGGGGAGCAGCTCGAGGAGAGGAGGAAGATCGAGTTAGAGGACTTGACGCTGGAGCAGATGAGTTTATCTCTAAACCAATAGAGATGAATGAATTGAAAGCACGGGTGAGAGCAGGATTAAGATTACACCAGTTAAATCAAGATTTACAAAGTCAAAAAGAAGTTTTGGAGACACTCAATCAAGATTTACAAACCCAAAAGCAAATTTTGGAGGCAGAATTAGCTGAGGCTGCTGATTATGTGCGATCGCTCTTACCCTCACCGCTTGCAGGAGCAGTAACTACAGAAAATCTGTTTATTCCCTCAGCACAGCTAGGGGGTGATTGCTTTGACCATTATTGGATCGACGAGGATAATTTGGCAATTTATTTGTTGGATGTATCAGGTCATGGGGTGGGTTCAGCCCTCCTATCTGTATCGGTGCTGAATGTTTTGCGATCGCAATCTTTACCAAATACCAACTTTTGTCAACCCAGTGAAGTCCTAAAAGCGCTCAATCATGCCTTTCAAATGACGAAGCACGGTGATAAATACTTCACAATCTGGTATGGAGTTTATCACCGTCTGAAACGTCAGCTTATTTATGCCAACGCTGGACATCCACCAGCTTTACTGCTATCTCATACCTCGACAACAAGCATCCAAGTTAAACAGCTAAGTTCTTTGGATCTCCCAATCGGCTTTTTAGCTGATGTCCAATTTGAGGATGCTATTTTTCAGATCGAAGAGAACAGTATTTTATACATTTTTAGTGATGGTGTTTATGAAATTAATCAGTCAGATGGTAGAATTTGGGGTATTGATGCTTTCATTGACTTACTAACTAAATATAGTCGAAAAGATTCTTGTGTTCTCAATCAACTATTAGCGAACATCCTTATCTTAAATTCTCAAGATAATCTTGATGATGACTTCTCTTTAGTAAAAGTGAACTTTGGTTAGTATGTCAAATGTGCCAATTTAAATTTAGGCTAGTATTGGAGCTTACTGTGTTGCCAATACTTGGCGATTGAATTCATCTTGGTCAGCAAAGGTTTGAAAAACTCTATCCATTTTAGTCAATTCAAACAACATTCTGACT
This window contains:
- a CDS encoding SpoIIE family protein phosphatase; protein product: MFKILVIDDDPIVRAVLKKTLQNQGYDTTVASNGKEGITQAKLLHPALIICDWMMSELDGLEVCRRIRTDPQLATTFFILLTARGAARGEEEDRVRGLDAGADEFISKPIEMNELKARVRAGLRLHQLNQDLQSQKEVLETLNQDLQTQKQILEAELAEAADYVRSLLPSPLAGAVTTENLFIPSAQLGGDCFDHYWIDEDNLAIYLLDVSGHGVGSALLSVSVLNVLRSQSLPNTNFCQPSEVLKALNHAFQMTKHGDKYFTIWYGVYHRLKRQLIYANAGHPPALLLSHTSTTSIQVKQLSSLDLPIGFLADVQFEDAIFQIEENSILYIFSDGVYEINQSDGRIWGIDAFIDLLTKYSRKDSCVLNQLLANILILNSQDNLDDDFSLVKVNFG